GTGAAATAAATTTTCATAAAATAAAAGGACCCCTGCTTATAAATGTATGGGGATCCTGGTGTGAAGGATGTAAGCAGGAGATGCCCTATTTTGTTGAGCTATATCAAAGCCAATTATTTAAAAACGGACAGATCCAGATGCTTGGCATAAATGTTGAAGAAAAATCTAATAAGGACGCTATTGATTACATTCAAAAAAGCGGGATGAGTTGGCCAAATCTTGAAGATTCAAGTGGAGTTTCAAAATCAATATTTGGGCCAGGCGTTCCGGTTACCTGGTTTATCGATGAAAATGGCAAAAATATAGAAACTAAAATTGGGGCTTACACAAATAAAAAGCAATTATTCAATCAAGTTGAAAAAGCTTTTGGAGTTAAGTTATGAATTACTTTGATCTGTTAATTGTTTTAGTCCTATTAATCGCTTTTTATAGTGGATATAAAAATGGTTTGATCAAAACGATTTTTAGAACTGCTGGTTATGTTGCAGGTGGTGTAGCGGGATTGGCCTTGGCTGTTAAATACCTTGCAACCTGGGAGAGTCAAACCCAAAAAGTTGCTTTTGCATTACTTGCTATATTTATAGGAGCTTCAATTGGTGAGTTTTTGCTTGGCAAAATTGGGTCGTTGTTTCGCAAAATACTTTTTGTGCCACCCTTTAAACTTATTGATTCACTGGTAGGGGCGGCCATTTCAACACTTCGCGCAGCCTTTATTTTGTATTTAGTTGCAACACTGTTGGTCTTTTCATCCTGGAGCATCGCAGATAAATACATTAAACCTTCAAAACTTTATGATTATTCAGATTCTCATTTACCTTCAGTAATGAACGAGGTGAAAAGTGAGATTGTTAAGTTACTTGAAAAAGTAAACTAATCCTCACTCTTTCCAGTTTTTAACCCTTCAGAGATTAATTTCATTACATTTGGATCAGCAAGTGTTGTTGAATCTCCAACTACTCTATTTTCTGCCACATCCCGCAAAAGCCGGCGCATAATCTTGCCGCTTCTTGTTTTTGGCAACTCTGCTACGACCATTATTTGACGTGGTTTTGCAATTGGGCCAATTTGTTTTGCAACATGATCGCGAAGCTCCTTAACTAAAGCATCCCCCGTGGCTGATTCAATGCCACCTCTTAAAATAACAAATGCAACAATTCCTTGGCCAGTCATCTCATCCTTTGCGCCAACTACTGCAGCCTCTGCAATCACATCATGTGAGACTAATGCTGATTCAACCTCTGTGGTTGAGATTCGGTGTCCTGAAACATTCATAACATCATCTACTCGGCCCAATAACCAGATTGCGCCATCTTTATCTAACTTTGCGCCATCTCCTGCAAAGTAAACTCCTTCAAAACGTGACCAGTAAGTTTCTTTATAACGAATGGGTTCATTCCAAACACCACGCATCATTGAAGGCCAAGGTTTTGTTAAGACAAGATAACCACCTCTGCCATTGCCAACAGCTTTACCTTCATCATCAACAACTTCAGCTGAAATACCAGGAAGGGCCTTCATGGCACTGCCTGGTTTTGTTGCAGTAACTCCAGGTAATGGTGAGATCATGATTGCGCCAGTCTCTGTCTGCCACCAAGTGTCAACAATTGGGCAATTATTTTTTCCAATTACCTCTCGATACCACATCCATGCTTCAGGGTTAATTGGTTCACCAACTGAACCAAGTAAACGCAGGGATGAAAGATTAGATTTGTTTGGATATTCATCTCCCCATTTCATCCAAGTTCTAATCAAAGTTGGTGCGGTATATAAGATACTGACTTTGTATTTCTCAATTAATTCAAATAATCGCCCTTTACTTGGGGTGTCGGGCGTTCCTTCATAAATCAGCTGTGTTGCACCATTTATTAATGGTCCATAAACCACATAAGAATGGCCGGTAATCCAACCAATATCTGCTGTGCACCAGTAGATGTCTTTCTCAGTCTTTAAATCAAAAACTGCATGATGGGTGAATGCTGCTTGCGTTAAATAACCACCAGTAGTGTGATAAACACCCTTGGGTTTTGCTGTAGTTCCTGAGGTGTAGAGAATAAATAAGCCATTTTCTGAGTCAAAGAACTCACACTCATGCTTACCCGATTGTTTATCAACAAGCTCATGCCACCAAATATCTTTTGAAGTATCAAACTTAGTTTCTTGTCCAGTGCGTTTTACCACTAAAACATTTTTAACATTTGTCTCACCCTTAAGCGCTTCATCAACTGCAGGCTTTAGTGCAAATGGCGCGCCTTTTCTAAATCCACCGTCGGCGGTAATGACTAAGGAGGCATCAGCATCTTGAATTCGAGAAAGCAATGAGTCGGCTGAAAATCCGCCAAAAACTACAGAGTGCATCGCACCTAACCTGGCACAAGCAAGCATTGCAATCGCCGCCTCTGGAATCATCGGCATATAGATCGCAACTCGATCTCCTTGTTTAATTCCCAGCTCTTTTAAAGCATTTGCAGCTTTGCAAACCTTTGATAATAGATCTGCGTAGGTAATTGTTTGAGTATCTCCTGGTTCACCTTCGAAGTAGAAAGCAACTCGATCCCCCCTGCCTTCAATTACATGTCGATCTAGGCAGTTATAGGAAGCGTTTAACTTTCCACCAATAAACCATTTAGCAAAAGGTAGTTGCCAATCAACAACTTGATTCCATTTTTGGTTCCAATGCAATCTATTTGCTTGTTTTTCCCAAAAAGCTAATCGATCTGTATCTGCCTCTTTATAAATATCACTTTTTGCATTTGCATTATCAATAAAAGTTTGTGAAGGCAGGAAGGTGCGATCTTCATAAGATAGGTTTTCAAAAGATTCACTACTCATAGTAAGGCTGAGGTTATCAGCGATAAGTTTTCCCCACTAGAAGGAGATTAAATTTTTTAGTGCCAGCCTTTAGATAGGCTAGATGAATCTGATAAATCCCATGCAATTTAAATAAAAAGAAATGGAGCTTTATGTTAACTGGCACTTTAATCACCTTAATTACCCTGCTGGAGCGACTACTCGCCTCCGGCACATTAACCATGGCCCTTTCGGCGTTGTTTAAAAAGGCGTTGCTTCTGCTTGGTGCCTACTAGGGCAGATTTAACGCATGCATTGGGGCGGTGATTTCTAAAACCGCCCCAAATGTGGTGGAATTGGACGTAATCCCGTAAGGAAATTACAACTAAAAAGGTTTTAAGCAAAGTGGCTCACCTTTAAAGTTACTAATAATGGGAGAAGAAGATGCCAGCTGTTGTTTTACTTGGTGCGCAGTGGGGCGATGAGGGCAAGGGAAAAGCAACCGATTTATTAGGCGATCGAGTTGATTATGTAGTCCGCTATCAAGGCGGCAACAACGCAGGACACACAGTTGTAATCGGTGATCAAAAGTATGCACTCCACTTACTTCCTTCTGGAATTTTATCTCCAAATGTAGTTCCAGTTATTGGTAACGGTGTAGTGATTGATCCAGCAGTATTACTGGAGGAGATTAAAGGTTTAAATGAGCGAGGTATAAATACCTCAAAACTTAAAATTTCAACTAACGCGCATTTGATAACACCGTATCACCGCACAATCGATAAAGTCTCAGAACGGTTTTTAGGAAAATCAAAGATTGGCACAACGGGGCGTGGAATTGGGCCAGCATATGCTGACAAGATAAATCGAATTGGAATTAGAGTTCAAGATCTATTTGATCAATCTATTTTAAAGCAGAAGATTGAAGCAGCCCTGCATGATAAGAATCAGATTTTAGTCAAGGTTTTTAATCGCAAGGGAATTACAGTTGATGAGGTAATCAATGAGTATTTGGGCTATGCCGAAATTTTAAAGCCGTACGTCACAGATACATCGCTGCTTTTAGATCAAGCCTTGCAACAGGGTAAAGTCGTATTGCTTGAAGGTTCACAAGGAACATTATTAGATGTTGATCATGGAACTTATCCCTTTGTTACATCCTCCAACCCAACTGCAGGGGGAGCATCTACTGGTTCTGGAATTGGTCCAACAAAGATCACACGCGTAATTGGAATTCTTAAGGCATACACGACTCGAGTTGGCAGTGGTCCATTTCCAACTGAGTTATTTGATGAAGATGGTGAGGCGCTTAGAAAAATTGGTGGCGAGGTAGGTGTTACAACTGGACGTAATAGACGCTGTGGTTGGTTTGACGCACCAATTGCCAGATATGCAGTTCGAGTAAATGGCTTAACTGACTTCTTCTTAACAAAGTTAGATGTATTAACTGGTTGGGAGAAGATTCCAGTTTGTGTTGCATATGAAATTGATGGCAAGCGAGTGGATGAGCTACCTGCTTCACAATCTGATTTTCACCATGCCAAGCCAATATATGAGCACCTGCCCGGCTGGAAAGAGAGTATTTCAAAAGCAAGATCTGTTGCAGATCTACCAAAGAATGCTCAGGAGTATGTGAAATTTTTAGAGAAGATTTCAGGGGCACCAATGAGCGCTATAGGTGTTGGCCCGGGAAGGGATGAAACAATTGTGGTGAGGGACTTAATCAAATGAGTATCACGCCAAATGTATTAGCAACAAGGTATGCCACTAAAGAGATGGTGGCAATCTTTGATCCAATCAATAAAATCATTAATGAACGTAAGTTTTGGATAACCATTCTTAAACTTCAACAAAAAGCTGGGCTACCAATCACAGATAGTGATGTAAAAGCGTATGAAAAAGTAATCGAAAAAGTTGATTTAGATTCGATTGATAAGAGAGAGATGAAAACTCGCCATGATGTTAAGGCGCGGATTGAGGAGTTTAACGCACTCGCTGGAGTTGAAAAAATTCATATTGGTCTAACAAGCCGTGATTTAACTGAAAACATTGAACTGATCCAGATTAGAGCAGGCCTTGAATTAATTGAATTTCGAGTCTTACAAACCTTATTTTTACTGGGCGAGAAGATATCTAAGTATGAAAAAACTTATATGGTGGGTAGATCTCACAATGTTGCAGCTCAGGTGACTACATTAGGTAAGCGATTTGCATCATGCGCCGAGGAGTTGTTATTTGCTCATGCTGCACTACAAGAATTAATTGCTCGCCTGCCACTTCGTGGCATAAAAGGCCCAGTTGGCACATCCCAAGATGCATTAGATGCGATGGGCAAGGATTTTGCCAATCTAGAGAAAAGTATTGCTGATGAGTTTGGATTTGAAAACACTTGGGCCTCAGTCGGTCAGATTTATCCAAGATCAGTTGATTTTGAGGTTGTATCTAAGTTATTGCAGATTGCATCCGCGCCATCATCTATGGCAACCACAATTAGATTAATGGCAGGAAGCGGCTTAGTAAGTGAAGGTTTTAAAGCAGGACAGGTTGGATCCTCTGCTATGCCTCATAAAATGAACTCCAGATCTTCTGAACGTATAAGTGGCATGATGGTTTTACTTCGTGGCTATAACAACATGGCTGCAGATCTAGCTGGGGATCAATGGAATGAAGGAGATGTTTCATGCTCTGTAGTTAGAAGAGTGGTAATTCCTGACTCTTTTTATGTTTTAGATGGTTTGCTTCAAACCTTTATGACCATCTTGCAGGAGTTCGGCGCATTTGAAGAAAAGATAAAAGATGAATTAGATGAACAACTTCCACTTCTTGCTACAACAAAGTTACTAATGGAGTGCGTTAAAGCAGGTATGGGTCGGGAGCTAGCTCATCAGGTAATTAAAAAACATTCAACAATTACTGCTCCACGTGAGTTGTTCGCCGCCATTGCCAGTGAAAAAGAGTTTCCGCTCTCGTTGGACCAGATGAATAAACTGATTCAAAACCCATCTGATTTTGCCGGCCTTTCGATTGAGCAGACAAATAAGGTGAAAGATATGATCAAATCCCAAATCAATGGAAAGATTTCAAAGGTTGAATTAACCGATCTTCGATGAGTCAAGATTCTGATATAAAGAGCCAGGTTAAAAAGATTCTAAAAGTTGTTGAACAAATTGCTCCAGGCAAATTGGTAGAGTTAAGAATTCCTCCCTACGCTGCGATTCAATGCGTAGAAGGCGGCAATCATCGCCGAGGAACGCCACCCAATGTGGTTGAAATGGCGAGTGAAACATTAATAAATCTGGTGAAAGAGCCAGCAAATTGGGAGACTTTTTGCAATCAAGGCTTAATTTCAGCCTCAGGCACAAGCTCGAATTTATCTCAACTCTTTGAAGAGGTTAGTAAACTAATGGAAAGTCTTAATGGAGGAATAAATGGCTAGTAAGTCTAAGCGGGCCAGAATGGCGCCTAAAGAGAATTTACAAAGAAAATTCCTGTTGTGGGCTATTGCAGTATTTTTCGTTAAATTAGCAATAATTTTTAGAATTCAAGGAATGAATGCAGGCTCAGGTGATCGAGTTTATTTCGTTGACGGAGCTTGGCTTGGCGCTGATGGTGAGAATTATCTAATGGGCTATAACGCCCTATTAAAGGATGGAGTATTTTCCACAGAAAGCATTCTTAATTATTGGCCAGCTGGATATCCCTTGGTTTTATTGTTTTTATCGATTCTAGGCAAAAGTTGGGCGCTTACAACCTTATCTATAGTTCAGTCAGCAATCTTTTCATATGCTGCATATTTTTTTGCTTCACAAATATCAAAAACTAGATTAAAGAAATTTGCATTTCTAGCTTTTTTGTTAGTAATTTTCAACCCAACCTTATCGCTGAGCTCAATAGCAGTTGGTTATGAAAGCTTTACAGCTTCAGGAATACTTATTGTTGTCGGCTTGATCATAAAAGATTTTATTGAAAAAGATGACAAAAAGTTCTTTAAGTATTTGATTATTAGTTCAATTGTTGTCGGCATACTTTCATTTATGCAGCCAAGGCTAATTGTTACTGGAATATTACTAAATGTATTTTGGATTATTACTCGTAAAGGCGTTAAGGCTAGCTCACTTGCAGTAGTCATAACTTTGGTAGTAACACTCTTTTTCCCTGCAACATTGGTGTATAGAAACAATCAAGCGATTGGAATTAACAGTATTTCGACAAACCTGGGTGTAACCATGAATATTGGCGCTGGTGATAACGCCACGGGTGGATATATGAAAGAAGGGTATGGAGTTGAGTGTGACTTATCAGGGACTTCTGCGCAGCAGGATAACCAAAGAACTAGGTGTGTACTAAATTGGTATCTAAACAATCCCACGAAGGCAATTGAGCTTTTTTACAATAAATCAGTTTACTTTTGGTCACCATGGTATGGACCATCAGCAAACGGCACCATGGCAAGAAATCCGTGGCTCACCATTAATCCATTAAAAAACATTGCAACTACGCAGGATGGTTTTAATATTGTTTATGGTGGATTTGGAAAAGTAATTTCTTGGCTCTGGCTACTTGGTGGATTGACACTATTACTTTATGGATATTTCACCCTCTGGCGTCATAATTTACTTGAAAAATTTATAGGTAATTTGGCTATGGTTGCAATTACCACTAACTGGTTGATTACCCTGTTCACAATTGGGGATCACCGCTTTCGAATTCCAATCATGGGAGTGAGTCTTTTCCTTCAGGCAATCGGCCTTAAAACCCTTTTTAGTGGGGGAAAAGCTCCGATGGTTGATGGCCCAGCTTTGCGATAATCTACCCGCCTGATAATTGATTGAGTGTTGAAGGAGACCACAAATGGGACGTGGCCGTTCAAAAGCAAAACAAACAAAGGTTGCAAGAGATCTTAAGTACTCAAACCAAGATATGGATCTAGAGCGATTAGCAAAAGAGTTGCACGGTGAGGTAAAAAATGATGCAAGCTTTGATGATGAAGATCCATACAGTGAAGGTAGCAACACAACACGTGCTTAATTGATATGCGTCCTACCCCATATGTTGCATCCTTAAGAGTTTATGAACCGATAACTGTATTCATAAAATCAGATCAACTTAGATGGAATCAAATTCCAGTCACAACTCCAACAGGCAAAGATGAACAAAGTAGAGCCTTACGGCGAGTAATTGTGACAGAGCCACCTGCTCTTAAATTAGATGGTGCGCACATTTTAGAAATTGATGAGGAAAAATACATAGCTCCATGGTCAACAGCAGCTAGGTGCTGGGCTGCATTGGACGATTTTAAATCTTCAATGCCATTCACAATAAGTAATTTTTTTCTGCCAAAAGAAATTGAAAATGCACTTTCACTAAACTCTGAGAGTATTGAAGATAAGGTCTCTCATATAATTACTGCAACCTGGAGTATTCCACCACGTTGGTTTTCACTCTTTGAGCCTTCCGATCGAATTAGAGGCACCAATGATGATGGTGCTTACACAATTCTTCGAACCTCAATATCAAACGCAAAGCAGAGATGTTTATTTGCTCACCAAGCAGTAGTTAATGCTTTTGGCAATGGCCCAATTGAGCAAGAGATTGCAGATTTACTTGAATGGCTATCAATTTTTGATTCGAATTCAATTGTGGAGTGTGATTACGGAGGGTTAGCTATTTATCTTGAGAAATCTTTAATTGAAAATGGCCAACCAGGATTAAACGCGGATACTTCAATAGAGGATGTTGCTAGATCACTCGCTGGCTTAGCAGCAGGAGATGGCGCACTGGCAGGTCAGGGCTATGAGCGATTAGTTACTCGTTGGCGAAGAGTTGCTGCCTTTGAGCAGGCTATGTAGTTTCAAATACTTGTCATTTACTCTCCCAAACCACAATACTTGCCTCATAAGGTTTAAATCGGACATACTCACCAACTAACTTAAAAAGGGGCAACTTAAATGAACTCAGATCATGAGGTCTTATTAACCCCAGCTGAGGTTGCATCATTATTTAGAGTAGATCCAAAGACTGTCACCAGGTGGGCAAAATCTGGCAAGTTAACCTCAATTAGAACCTTAGGCGGACATCGAAGATATAAAGAGTCTGAAGTTAAAGCACTTCTTCTTAAAACAACTAGCAACAGTTAAAGAATGGATATCAATTAACCATGAGTCAAGAAAAAAACACTGGTGAAGATGCAAAGGCTAAAATGTTGGCAGCTCTAGCGAAAAAACAAAAAGGTAGTAACTCTGGCAAAAGCGCCGGGCCTACTTCAGGATCCAAGGTTGGCTCAGGGCAAACTGGTGGTTCAGCCCCAAAGATGCATAGACGCAAATCTGGTTCTGCTTAATTAACCTTATCTAGCCAAATGGGAATAACAAATACAGAGTACTTCTTACTGTTTGTGGTCTCCTATTTATTTGTGGGAGTTCTAACACCGGTAATGCGAAAGATTGCTATTGCCACAGATGTGGTTGATCGACCTAACTCATCTCATAAATCCCACAAGAAGCCTGTGCCTTATTTAGGTGGGGTTGCAATAATTATTGGAGTAATAACAGTTTCTTACTCAGCCTCTCTTTTCTCACAATTCACATCAAGTACTTTCTGGCTTGCTACCTCAGTTCTTGGCCCAGCATTATTGCTAGGACTTATTGGTTTATGGGATGACATAAAAAACTTACCTCCCTTACCTAGATTTATAGCCCAAACCTTGGCCGGTGTATTTACTGCCAGCATTTTGATAATTACAGACAATATTGGAAATCCAACGGGATCTTCTATTTTTGATTCAATAATTACAGTTGTGTGGATTGTTGGAATTTGTAATTCAATAAATTTCTTTGACAATTTAGATGGCGGGGCTGCAGGAACAGTTGCAATTTCATCTATTGCACTCGCTTACTTAGCTCTTAACGGTGATCAGTATTTGATTGCAGCACTCTCTGTAGTTACAGCTGGTTCTACCTTAGGGTTTTTAGTCTGGAATAAGAGTCCAGCCAAAATCTATATGGGAGATGCCGGGGCATTGTTTCTGGGAGTTTTGCTAGCTACTTTAACTGTTCGATTTGAACCAACCGCCCAAACACAAATTGGCTCATTTATGATTCCAGTATTTTTGCTTGCAATACCAATACTTGATACAACAGTTGCTGTACTTTCTAGAATACGAAGGCATCTTTCACCCTTCCAAGGTGGACAAGATCATCTATCTCATCGATTAATTAGATCTGGATTTTCTAGAAAACAATCTGCCTTTATTTTATGGACACTTTCCGCCTTTTTTGCCGGCTTTTCAATGATGCTTTCAAAACAATTCTTATTTAATGATATTTCGGTAGTTGGAATCGGAATTGTATTACTCGTAATTCTGCTTTTTGTTTTTTTCAAGCAACGTGATTCTTGAATCGATGAAAACCAAAAACATAAATCAGAAATCCCTTCTCAACATAAAACAGATATGCCTTAGATAAATCTGGGTTAATGCTTAACTTTAAGCATTGTGAAATACGCTATTATTGCTGAAATGGAGAAGTTGCGAGTAAAACTTGTAGGTGGTTTAGGAAACCAAATATTTGGATATATGGGGGGCTACTGGCTGGCCAGAAATCAGAATCGAATGCTAGTTTTAGATTTTTCAGAAATTTCCTATAATCATAGTGAATTTGATATAACTTCATTTAATCTGAATGCAGTCATTGAAAATCATAAAGGCATTAATCCTTTTAGGAACCTCGTTTCTCGAGTTAATTCTAGCTTCAATTTTAGGTCACCAAAAATTGCAAAGAGTCTAAGTTTTTTCACTGAAAAGTTTAGCGATCAAGGTTTTACATCAAATCAGAATTTCTTAACAAGCAAGAAAAATGTCGATGCTCGTGGTTATTTTCAAGATATGAAATACGTAGATTTTTTTTTAAAGGAAAATTCAAAACTAGAGTTAATTGAGGAAAACTCGAATTTAAATTCTCTGAAAAAATTGATAAATAAGCCTAATCAAATTGCAGTGCATATAAGACGAGGAGATTTTTTATCCTTGAAGGATTATCATGGTGTTTTAGACATTAGCTGGTACATCAAAATTTTAAATCAGCATGAAACTTCCAACTCAGAACCATACGATCTTTGGTTATTCACAAATGACAAAAACTGGGCCGAAGAGAAATTTTCAAATCTTAAACAGCAAAATTGTAGGCAAATATTCGTAGTTACTGATGAAATCTTGCCAGATCCGGCCACAAGTTTTCTTCTTTTCTCGGAGGCGCCTATCAAAATTTGTGCTAATAGTACTTTTTCAATTCTTAGTAGCAGAATGGGAAGTGGTGTTGTATACGTGCCAAAAAGCATTACAAGAAGTGGAACTCAGAAAGATTTAGAGGCAAGTCTACCTATTGATTGGCTTAAAGTTGATCCAGTATGGGAGATATAAATGTTTTGTATAGAAATACACCACTAAGCGGGGCTGAATTTTCACCACTATTAAGATTGATTCATTCTTTTAACTTATATTTTTTAATTCATTTGCATAATTGGTTACTGTAATAATCGAAAGTATTGCTTTTAATCAACACAAAGTACCGAATACAAGGAAAAACCCAACTATATAAATGTTACAAATTTCAGTTCTATTCGAATTTTTATTAATAGTGTTATTGTATATATTTAATTTTGCCATAGATTAGTAAAACTTTAGCACATTTTACGAGATTTTCTGAGTCAGGTAAATCAGTATAGCGGTATTTCGAGTGTAAATTCATTGTTTATTTAATTTTTAATAAATTTACCTTTAAAAATTAAATGGTTTAGTACAAAATAATTTATTGGAACAATAACAATTACAGGTGCTAATTTTGCAATTCTTGGATCAATTCCTGATGCGACTAAAAAATTGATAATTGAGGTAGAAATTATCCACCAAAAAATAAGATTAAGAAGATACTTCATGCCAGATTTTGAGTATTTTTCCTGACTTTTAAAAGTCCATTTGTAATGTGAGAGATAGTTGAGAGTAGTTGCTACTGTTGCTGATAAAAAGTTTGAGATATAAACAGAATGTGTTATTCCATATAGCAAAATAAACAACAAATAATCTATTGCAGTAGTCGTAATGCCAACAAGACTCCATCGAAGCATCGAATAATTGAAGTACTTATCTTTCACTAGTTTTAGATTCATCAATTCCTAACTTTTTGATTCTTTAAATGGTGGCTGAGGCCGGGATCGAACCGGCGACCTAACGATTTTCAGTCGTTCGCTCATACCAACTGAGCTACTCAGCCAATCAAAGTGCAGTTAAGCACTTGCGACCCAGACGGGACTTGAACCCGCGACCTCCGCCGTGACAGGGCGGCGCGCTAACCAACTGCGCTACTGGGCCTTACTTTCAAAGCTGAGAATTTAACTCAACTTCGACGCGTCCCCAACGGGATTTGAACCCGTGTTAACGCCGTGAAAGGGCGACGTCCTAGGCCACTAGACGATGGGGACCAGAAGGAGAAGGGTATCGGGCAAAGAGTGCTTATCAAAACTAATTAAATGGGAAGATTTATGCATGAAAATTACTTCTAACTGCGGCCAAGAGGTAATCCATAAAGCAGCTATGGCATTAATAGATGGAAATTTAGTCGCTTTCCCAACGGAGACCGTTTACGGCTTGGGCGTCGATGCCACTAATGAAACAGCGGTAAGTAGGTTGTATAAGGTCAAGAATAGACCAACTACTCACCCATTAATTGTTCACATTTCCTCAGTAAATCTCTTATCAAAATGGGCGGTGGAAGTTCCAGAGTACGCACTTGAACTAGGTGAGAAATTTTGGCCAGGGCCCATGACTTTGATAGTCAAAAGAAGTGAGTTAGCACAGGATTTTATTACTGG
The Candidatus Nanopelagicus limnes DNA segment above includes these coding regions:
- a CDS encoding alpha-1,2-fucosyltransferase → MKYAIIAEMEKLRVKLVGGLGNQIFGYMGGYWLARNQNRMLVLDFSEISYNHSEFDITSFNLNAVIENHKGINPFRNLVSRVNSSFNFRSPKIAKSLSFFTEKFSDQGFTSNQNFLTSKKNVDARGYFQDMKYVDFFLKENSKLELIEENSNLNSLKKLINKPNQIAVHIRRGDFLSLKDYHGVLDISWYIKILNQHETSNSEPYDLWLFTNDKNWAEEKFSNLKQQNCRQIFVVTDEILPDPATSFLLFSEAPIKICANSTFSILSSRMGSGVVYVPKSITRSGTQKDLEASLPIDWLKVDPVWEI
- a CDS encoding GtrA family protein, whose translation is MNLKLVKDKYFNYSMLRWSLVGITTTAIDYLLFILLYGITHSVYISNFLSATVATTLNYLSHYKWTFKSQEKYSKSGMKYLLNLIFWWIISTSIINFLVASGIDPRIAKLAPVIVIVPINYFVLNHLIFKGKFIKN